The segment TGCCCATAGCGGTAAGGAAACGCCCGTTCCCATCCCGAACACGGCAGCTAAGCTTACCTGCGGCGATGATACTTCTCTTTAGGGGGAAAGTAGCACGGTGCCGAATTATAGAAAAAGCCTCCTTTATGGGAGGCTTTTTCTTATGAGACACCCCGACCTCCCCCTGGCGGAATAAATCCGCCAGGGAACCTGGAGGTCCGGGTTTCTCATTACTCTTCCCGAGCTGCTCATTAAAGAATTATTTTTCGAGCGAAGTTTTTGTGCCGGTAAGAACTTTAAGCTTTAAACCGATATTGGATTGAGATAAACGAAGATTAATTTCACCTATATACAACTTCGCATCGTCGATAGTTTTTTGCGGGGTATAACCAAACCGGCCTTGTTTACTCATGTAGATTTCGTCGAATTTTTCAGTAAGGTCATTGAATTTAATAATCACATCCTTATCTTCTACGCTCGGAGTCTGTACTGTACCTGTTAACTCTTCAGCCGATTCTTTTGATAAATCTGCTAAAATCCGCTGCTTGTTGGAACGTATTTGCTCAACATCATTCCAGAATGAAGCATTGTTATATCTTATGGTCTCGTCTAAGAGCATACATTTATTGTAAAAATCTGTTAGTGAGTCCCACTCATTTCTGTCAAAGTCCTTAATGAACAGGTAGTTATTTTTACTCCAACTCTCATTAGGTAAAAGCCGTAAATCAGGCGGCAGTGTAGGTGGATCTTTTGCAAGACCCTTTTTAATTAACTGAAGTATTCTTTCGGCACTCTGTATTTCCAATAAGATAATATTTGCCGCTTCTCGTTTTCTGTCTCGTTGCTGAATTCTGTATACAACGTAAGCCGCAGTTCCAACCAATAATGTCGTGAGGGCAATAAAGAAACTTGAGTTAAAGAAAGGATATAAATAGTTTTGCAAAAACTCAGACATCTCATTATTTTGAACTTAGAAATTAACTACTGCAAGCATAAGCACCTCTGTTTAGTCGGCTCATCTTGCTTTTGAGGCGACTAAGATTTGAGGGTGGGGAGCTTTTCTAAAGCTCGCTCCACCATTCTTTCGCCAACGGGTCCGTAGTCTATTAGTTTGTTGACCTCGTTTGGCTCAATGAACTTAAAACCCGTTACAGTGCCGGCGGGGTCAGGAGTTTGTTCGGTCTTTGGTCGAATGGTAGCCACAACTCTAAGCTGGTACTTTTTATTTTCTTCAATGTTGGTCGCAAACTGGTAGCCAATGGGGGACATATCAATAACTTCCATACTTAGTTCCTCGTCAATTTCCCGCCTGAATCCGTCTTGCCAGCTCTCGCCAGCGTCTATCTTTCCTCCCGGTAGATTGGGCTTATCCTTCTCGTATTCCACGATAGCTACCTTGCCGTCCAGAAAGCACAAGCCATAAACCTGGTGTGTTTCATTGCTAGGAATATCTTCAAAACTGTCGTCATCTCGATACTCGATTTCGATTGTCCGTCCGCCGTATTCAAAGCTGTCTTCAATAGTCTTTAACATTAGCTTGATATCTCGACTGTTAGCGGTGCGTGGTCTGACAGTTGGGTGTCATCTGCAGATACTGATTTGTATGAGAAACCGTTAGGAACTAAGGCATAATCCAGCGTTTCCGATTTGGATGGATAGGATACATATTCTTTGAAATCACGCGAGCTTTGATAGCCGTCTCCAGCCAGCTGGCTAACATCTTCCGGACTCATATTAAAGTCGCCAATGATTATGCGTTGCTCGTGCCTTGCAGATAACAAGTCCGTTAGTTCGCTCAACTGCATCCTGGAATATTCATTGTTGGAAAAGTGGGCGTTAGCCAGTCTGATAGTGCCGGAATCTGTTTCAACCTCTGCTAGTAAAGCAATTCTTTGGTGCTTGTCATCCGGCATTTTGACGTGTGTGAAGCCCTCTACATTAGAGAGCGGATGTTTGGATATAATAGCCAAGCCCT is part of the Candidatus Saccharimonadales bacterium genome and harbors:
- a CDS encoding NUDIX hydrolase codes for the protein MLKTIEDSFEYGGRTIEIEYRDDDSFEDIPSNETHQVYGLCFLDGKVAIVEYEKDKPNLPGGKIDAGESWQDGFRREIDEELSMEVIDMSPIGYQFATNIEENKKYQLRVVATIRPKTEQTPDPAGTVTGFKFIEPNEVNKLIDYGPVGERMVERALEKLPTLKS
- a CDS encoding endonuclease/exonuclease/phosphatase family protein → MKIVSLNIGGNNDFASRLESITGYLSRSSPDVTCLQEVMLQEDASPYSQARQINNVLNFPHITELITRYYVTSKGDAYKEGLAIISKHPLSNVEGFTHVKMPDDKHQRIALLAEVETDSGTIRLANAHFSNNEYSRMQLSELTDLLSARHEQRIIIGDFNMSPEDVSQLAGDGYQSSRDFKEYVSYPSKSETLDYALVPNGFSYKSVSADDTQLSDHAPLTVEISS